A window of uncultured Fusobacterium sp. contains these coding sequences:
- the htpG gene encoding molecular chaperone HtpG: MRKEAKMFQAETKELLNLMIHSIYTNKEIFLRELISNASDAIDKIKFEALTNSEILGEDKDFKINLSVNKDKREITISDNGIGMTYDEVAENIGTIAKSGSKAFKEKLENTSKDDIDIIGQFGVGFYSGFMVAEKMTLVTKSPKSDMGVKWTSTGDGSYEIEEIEKAERGTTITLTIKSGDEYNSFLEEWKIRDLVKKYSDYVRYPINFKEEVINSTKPIWKTDKSQLKDENYNEFYKSNFHDWEDPMFHFHLKVQGSIEYTALLYIPKKAPMDFYSKDYKKGLQLYTKNVFIMDKCDELIPEYFSFVKGLVDCDDLSLNISREILQQNSELTAISKNLEKKIISELEYILKNDREKYIEFWEAFGRNIKFGIHDMFGINKDKLQNLLIFRSSLEEKYVTLKEYVERMGDKKEILYVVGEDLATVKSLPKMEALKEKGIEVLILTDKIDEFAIKTMTEFEGKTFKSISDSDFKLEENKEKEEEIKKLSEDNKSMLDKIKENLADKIVDVELSNNLGSGASALLAKGEISLEMEKVLSQIPGNENIKAEKVLALNPEHPLFTKLQECKDTEKFKDLLDILYTEALMLEGFQIENPVEFIKKLNNLIK; encoded by the coding sequence ATGAGAAAAGAAGCAAAAATGTTTCAAGCAGAAACAAAAGAATTGTTAAATTTAATGATACATTCTATTTATACAAATAAAGAGATTTTTTTAAGAGAGCTTATTTCAAACGCTAGTGATGCTATTGATAAGATAAAGTTTGAAGCTCTTACTAATAGTGAGATTTTAGGAGAAGATAAAGATTTTAAAATAAATTTATCTGTAAATAAGGATAAAAGAGAGATTACAATAAGTGACAACGGAATAGGAATGACTTATGACGAGGTAGCAGAAAATATTGGAACTATAGCTAAATCAGGTTCTAAAGCGTTTAAAGAAAAATTAGAAAACACATCAAAAGATGATATAGATATAATAGGGCAGTTTGGAGTTGGATTTTATTCAGGATTTATGGTAGCAGAAAAAATGACCCTTGTAACTAAGTCTCCTAAATCAGATATGGGAGTAAAATGGACTTCAACTGGAGATGGTTCATATGAGATAGAGGAGATTGAGAAAGCAGAAAGAGGAACTACTATTACTCTTACTATCAAATCTGGAGATGAATACAATTCATTTTTAGAAGAGTGGAAAATTAGAGATTTAGTAAAAAAATATTCAGATTATGTGAGATATCCAATTAACTTTAAAGAAGAGGTTATTAACTCAACTAAACCTATATGGAAAACAGATAAATCTCAACTTAAAGATGAAAATTATAATGAATTTTATAAATCTAATTTCCATGATTGGGAAGACCCTATGTTCCATTTTCACTTAAAAGTTCAAGGAAGTATAGAATATACTGCATTACTTTATATTCCTAAAAAAGCTCCTATGGATTTTTATTCTAAAGATTATAAAAAAGGACTTCAACTTTATACAAAAAATGTTTTTATAATGGATAAGTGTGATGAACTAATCCCTGAATATTTTAGCTTTGTAAAAGGACTTGTTGATTGTGATGATTTATCTCTTAATATTTCAAGAGAGATATTACAACAAAATAGTGAACTTACAGCTATTTCTAAAAATCTTGAAAAGAAAATCATATCAGAACTTGAATATATTTTAAAAAATGATAGAGAAAAATATATAGAGTTTTGGGAAGCATTTGGAAGAAATATAAAATTTGGTATCCATGATATGTTTGGAATAAATAAAGATAAACTTCAAAATCTATTGATATTCAGAAGCTCTTTAGAAGAAAAATATGTTACTTTAAAAGAGTATGTAGAACGTATGGGGGATAAAAAAGAGATTCTATATGTAGTTGGAGAGGACTTAGCTACTGTTAAATCTCTACCTAAGATGGAAGCTTTAAAAGAAAAAGGAATAGAAGTTTTAATCTTAACTGATAAAATTGATGAATTTGCTATCAAGACTATGACTGAATTTGAAGGAAAAACATTCAAATCAATAAGTGATTCAGATTTTAAATTAGAAGAAAATAAAGAAAAAGAGGAAGAGATTAAAAAACTTTCTGAGGATAATAAATCTATGTTAGATAAAATTAAAGAAAATCTAGCAGATAAGATTGTGGATGTAGAATTAAGTAATAATCTTGGAAGTGGAGCTTCAGCTTTATTAGCTAAAGGAGAGATATCTCTTGAAATGGAAAAAGTTCTTTCTCAAATTCCAGGAAATGAAAATATAAAAGCTGAGAAAGTTTTAGCTTTAAATCCAGAACATCCATTATTTACTAAACTTCAAGAGTGTAAAGATACAGAAAAATTTAAGGATCTATTAGATATATTATATACAGAAGCTCTTATGTTAGAGGGATTCCAAATAGAAAATCCAGTAGAATTTATTAAAAAATTAAATAATTTAATAAAATAA
- the efp gene encoding elongation factor P, whose product MKIAQELRAGSTIKIGNDPFVILKAEYNKSGRNAAVVKFKMKNLISGNISDAVYKADDKMDDIRLDKVKAVYSYHDGAFYVFSNPETWDQIELKEEDLGDALYYLEEEMELEVVYYESTPVAVELPTFVEREIIYTEPGLRGDTTGKVLKPAKINTGFEIQVPLFVEQGEWIKIDTRTNEYVERIKK is encoded by the coding sequence ATGAAAATAGCTCAAGAATTAAGAGCAGGAAGCACAATCAAGATCGGAAACGATCCATTTGTAATTTTAAAAGCTGAGTACAACAAATCAGGAAGAAACGCCGCTGTTGTAAAATTCAAAATGAAAAACTTAATATCAGGAAACATTTCTGACGCTGTTTATAAAGCAGATGACAAAATGGACGATATCAGACTTGATAAAGTAAAAGCAGTTTACTCTTATCATGATGGAGCATTCTATGTTTTCTCTAACCCTGAAACTTGGGATCAAATCGAACTTAAAGAAGAAGACTTAGGAGATGCTTTATACTACTTAGAAGAAGAAATGGAATTAGAAGTAGTTTACTATGAGTCTACTCCAGTTGCTGTAGAATTACCTACTTTCGTAGAAAGAGAAATTATCTACACTGAGCCAGGATTAAGAGGAGATACTACTGGTAAAGTATTAAAACCAGCTAAAATCAACACTGGATTTGAAATTCAAGTTCCTTTATTCGTAGAACAAGGTGAATGGATTAAAATAGACACTAGAACTAACGAATATGTAGAAAGAATTAAAAAATAG
- a CDS encoding NADH:flavin oxidoreductase — protein sequence MPSIFDKFKIKNIELRNRIVLPPLVRFSILGTDGYVTEELVNWYEEVLRGGIGFVIVEATAVSEEGKLRENQLGIWNDSFISGLKKIADKCHEYKVPVLIQLHHAGFKEDIKNVDKSILDEILEKFKIAFHRAKKAGFDGIEIHGAHTYLISQLNSRLWNTREDIYGGDFERRMYFSKKLIEETRELFDDNFILGYRMGGNEPELSDGIEIAKYLEKLGVDLLHISSGVPDPKYTRKQKVDVPNDFPLDWVIYMGTEIRKHVSIPIIGVRNIRKEKEASWLIENDLLDLVAVGRAMIARPNWVNIARKEYNTRNGIKNS from the coding sequence ATGCCATCTATATTTGATAAATTTAAAATAAAAAATATAGAGTTAAGAAATAGAATTGTTCTGCCTCCCCTTGTAAGATTTTCTATCCTAGGAACTGATGGATATGTTACAGAAGAATTAGTTAATTGGTATGAAGAGGTTTTACGTGGAGGAATAGGTTTTGTCATTGTAGAGGCTACTGCTGTTAGTGAAGAGGGAAAACTTAGAGAAAATCAGTTAGGAATTTGGAATGATTCATTTATTTCAGGATTAAAAAAAATTGCTGATAAATGTCATGAGTATAAAGTTCCTGTCCTTATACAGTTACATCATGCTGGCTTTAAAGAGGATATAAAAAATGTTGATAAATCTATTTTAGATGAAATATTGGAAAAATTTAAAATAGCTTTTCATAGAGCTAAAAAAGCTGGATTTGATGGAATAGAAATACATGGAGCACACACTTATCTTATCTCTCAACTTAACTCAAGACTTTGGAATACAAGAGAGGATATTTATGGGGGAGATTTTGAAAGGAGAATGTATTTCTCTAAGAAATTAATTGAAGAAACAAGAGAATTATTTGATGATAACTTTATATTAGGATATAGAATGGGAGGAAATGAACCTGAACTTTCTGATGGAATAGAAATAGCTAAATATTTAGAAAAATTAGGTGTTGATTTACTTCATATTTCTTCTGGTGTCCCTGATCCTAAATATACAAGAAAACAAAAGGTAGATGTCCCAAATGATTTCCCTTTAGATTGGGTTATATATATGGGAACAGAGATACGAAAACATGTTTCTATTCCTATAATTGGAGTTAGAAATATTAGAAAAGAAAAAGAAGCTAGTTGGCTCATTGAAAATGATCTCCTTGATTTAGTTGCAGTTGGAAGAGCTATGATAGCTCGTCCTAATTGGGTTAATATAGCTAGAAAGGAATATAATACAAGAAATGGAATTAAAAACTCTTGA
- a CDS encoding lysophospholipid acyltransferase family protein produces MKNFTYKIQYLIVMFFYKLILLLPENLRFKFGDFLGVIGYKLVKKRRLIALANLKMAFPEKDSHEIEAIAKKSFKIMIKAFLCTLWFKEYLNEDGKVIVKNRYILDEAYNQNKGVIAALMHMGNMEATIKAAQGYDVVTVAKKQRNPYLNEFINKSRKEDLNLTVFSKGKSTSKDLIKRLNNREIFALFSDHRDKGAIVDFFGMEAKAPTGAISLALKFDIPLVWGYNYFNEDNSCTAVIEKFTLTKTGNFKEDVLINTQALIKAMEKVIREHPEQWMWFHDRWNLYNKFYKKKR; encoded by the coding sequence ATGAAAAATTTTACATATAAAATTCAATATTTAATAGTTATGTTTTTTTATAAATTAATACTTTTATTACCAGAAAATCTAAGATTTAAGTTTGGAGATTTTTTAGGAGTGATAGGATATAAACTAGTAAAAAAGAGAAGATTGATAGCTTTAGCAAATTTAAAGATGGCTTTTCCTGAAAAAGATTCACATGAGATAGAAGCGATTGCTAAAAAATCTTTTAAAATTATGATAAAAGCTTTTCTTTGTACTTTGTGGTTTAAAGAGTATTTAAATGAAGATGGAAAAGTAATAGTAAAAAATAGATATATTCTTGATGAAGCATACAATCAAAATAAAGGAGTAATAGCAGCTCTTATGCATATGGGAAATATGGAAGCTACAATTAAAGCAGCTCAGGGATATGATGTGGTAACAGTTGCTAAAAAACAAAGAAATCCATATTTAAATGAATTTATAAATAAAAGTAGAAAAGAAGATTTAAACTTAACTGTTTTCTCTAAAGGAAAATCTACAAGTAAAGATTTGATAAAGCGTTTAAATAATAGAGAGATTTTTGCTCTATTTAGTGATCACAGAGATAAAGGGGCAATTGTTGATTTTTTTGGAATGGAAGCAAAAGCTCCTACAGGGGCAATATCTTTAGCATTAAAATTTGATATTCCTCTAGTTTGGGGATATAATTATTTCAATGAAGATAATAGTTGTACTGCTGTTATTGAGAAATTTACTTTAACTAAAACTGGAAATTTTAAAGAAGATGTATTAATTAATACACAAGCTCTTATAAAAGCTATGGAGAAAGTAATAAGAGAACATCCTGAACAATGGATGTGGTTCCATGATAGATGGAATTTATATAATAAATTTTATAAGAAAAAAAGATAG
- a CDS encoding ATP-binding cassette domain-containing protein: MIVTSNLGMRFSGRKLFEDVNIKFTPGNCYGLIGANGAGKSTFVKILSGVLEPTEGEVIFDKNKRMAVLNQNHFAHEEDKVLDVVLMGHKKLWDIIVEKNAIYAKEEFTDEDGIRAGELEGEFAELNGWEAETEAETLLMGLGIGTELHHKYMKELGEPEKVKVLLAQALFGQPDVLLLDEPTNGLDIKAITWLENFLMDLDNTTVIVVSHDRHFLNKVCTHITDIDYGKIKMYVGNYDFWYESNQLMTKLISAKNKKLEQKRQELQEFIARFSANASKSKQATSRKKLLDKLQLEDMQISNRKYPFVEFKQEREAGNNMLKVENLTKTVDGVKVLDNLSFTIYTGDKVVFLAKNDIVKTTLLNILSGEMEPDSGSYTWGVTTSQAYMPKDNTKFFENKELNLIDWLRPYSPDQHEAFVRGFLGRMLFTGEETLKSCSVLSGGEKVRCMIARMMLTNANVLMFDNPNDHLDLESITSLNKALINFKGTILFGAHDHEFIQTVANRIIEITPKGILDKNMTYDEYLEDERVQARLEELYSE; encoded by the coding sequence ATGATCGTAACTAGTAATCTAGGTATGAGATTTTCTGGAAGAAAACTTTTTGAAGATGTAAATATTAAATTTACTCCAGGAAATTGTTATGGACTAATAGGAGCTAATGGAGCAGGAAAATCAACATTTGTAAAAATTCTTTCAGGAGTATTAGAACCTACTGAAGGAGAAGTTATATTTGATAAAAATAAAAGAATGGCAGTATTAAACCAAAACCACTTTGCTCACGAAGAGGATAAGGTTTTAGATGTTGTTCTTATGGGACATAAAAAATTATGGGATATAATTGTTGAAAAAAATGCTATTTATGCTAAGGAAGAATTTACTGATGAAGATGGTATAAGAGCAGGAGAGTTAGAAGGAGAGTTTGCTGAGCTTAATGGTTGGGAAGCAGAAACAGAAGCAGAAACACTTCTTATGGGATTAGGAATAGGAACAGAATTACATCATAAATATATGAAAGAGCTAGGAGAGCCAGAAAAAGTTAAGGTTTTACTTGCTCAAGCATTATTTGGACAACCAGATGTTTTATTATTAGACGAGCCTACAAACGGATTGGATATAAAAGCTATCACTTGGCTTGAAAACTTTTTAATGGATTTAGATAATACAACTGTAATTGTTGTATCTCATGATAGACACTTCTTAAATAAAGTTTGTACTCATATAACTGATATAGATTATGGAAAAATTAAAATGTATGTTGGAAACTATGATTTCTGGTATGAATCAAACCAACTTATGACAAAATTAATCTCAGCTAAAAATAAAAAACTTGAGCAAAAAAGACAAGAGTTACAAGAGTTTATTGCTAGATTTAGTGCTAACGCATCTAAGTCTAAACAAGCGACTTCAAGAAAGAAATTACTTGATAAATTACAACTTGAAGATATGCAAATTTCTAACAGAAAATATCCATTTGTTGAGTTTAAACAAGAGAGAGAAGCTGGAAATAATATGCTTAAAGTTGAAAACTTAACTAAAACAGTAGATGGAGTAAAAGTATTAGATAATCTATCTTTTACTATCTATACTGGAGATAAAGTTGTTTTCTTAGCTAAAAATGATATAGTAAAAACTACTCTATTAAATATCTTAAGTGGAGAAATGGAGCCAGATTCAGGAAGTTATACTTGGGGAGTTACAACAAGCCAAGCTTATATGCCTAAAGATAATACTAAATTCTTTGAAAATAAAGAATTAAACTTAATAGATTGGTTAAGACCATACTCACCAGATCAGCATGAAGCTTTTGTAAGAGGATTTTTAGGAAGAATGTTATTTACTGGAGAGGAAACTTTAAAAAGCTGTTCTGTTTTATCTGGAGGAGAAAAGGTAAGATGTATGATAGCTAGAATGATGTTAACTAATGCTAATGTACTTATGTTTGATAACCCTAATGACCACTTAGATCTTGAGTCTATCACATCATTAAACAAAGCATTAATCAACTTTAAAGGAACTATTTTATTTGGAGCTCATGACCATGAATTTATTCAAACAGTAGCTAATAGAATCATAGAGATCACTCCTAAAGGAATTTTAGATAAAAATATGACTTACGATGAATATTTAGAAGATGAGAGAGTTCAAGCTAGATTAGAAGAGTTATATAGTGAATAA
- the earP gene encoding elongation factor P maturation arginine rhamnosyltransferase EarP: MELKTLDIFCEIIDNYGDIGVVYRIAKEFKKNYPNLKLRVFLNRIEEFKKINSKVSDTPFQEIDGIEYLTFNYIDENIKNFSASQVIIEAFGCKIPEKYMDIAYEHSELLINLEYLSAEDWIEDFHLQSSPLGKGKLKKIFFMPGFTEKSGGIIADSNYLERIEKVLSNKEFYANKYLSDIENRENKIIGTLFSYEKNFENLFRDLKILDKEVVILALGEKTQESLRNFFKKNSIDYFRNSIKYGKIEIRFLEFLNQEEYEELINIVDFNFVRGEDSFIRAVLTGKPYIWHIYCQEDYAHMDKIEGFLAKYRKVISKFSDENYLINMEQFFKDYNFRKENNLELGKESYLYFFKNLDKIEKYNSIFKDFLIQKCNLINKLKYFIEKY, translated from the coding sequence ATGGAATTAAAAACTCTTGATATATTTTGTGAAATTATAGATAATTATGGAGATATTGGAGTAGTATATAGAATAGCCAAAGAATTTAAAAAAAACTATCCAAATCTTAAATTAAGAGTATTTTTAAATAGAATTGAAGAGTTTAAAAAAATTAATTCTAAAGTATCTGATACTCCATTTCAAGAAATAGATGGAATTGAGTATCTAACTTTTAATTATATTGATGAAAATATAAAAAACTTTTCAGCTTCACAAGTTATTATTGAAGCATTTGGGTGTAAAATTCCTGAAAAATATATGGATATAGCTTATGAACACTCTGAATTATTAATAAATTTGGAATATCTTTCAGCTGAAGATTGGATTGAAGACTTTCATCTTCAAAGTTCTCCTTTAGGTAAAGGAAAATTAAAAAAGATTTTTTTCATGCCTGGTTTTACTGAAAAATCTGGAGGAATTATTGCTGATTCTAATTATCTTGAAAGAATAGAAAAAGTTTTATCCAATAAAGAATTTTATGCTAATAAATATCTTTCAGATATTGAAAATAGAGAAAATAAAATAATAGGAACTCTTTTTTCTTATGAAAAAAACTTTGAAAATCTTTTTAGAGATTTAAAAATTTTAGATAAAGAGGTAGTGATTTTAGCTCTAGGAGAAAAAACACAAGAAAGTTTAAGAAATTTTTTCAAAAAAAATTCAATTGACTACTTTAGAAATTCAATAAAATATGGTAAAATAGAGATAAGATTCTTAGAATTTCTTAATCAAGAGGAATATGAAGAGTTAATAAATATAGTAGATTTTAATTTTGTACGTGGAGAAGATTCTTTTATCCGAGCTGTCCTTACAGGAAAACCATATATATGGCATATTTATTGTCAAGAAGATTATGCACATATGGATAAAATTGAAGGATTTTTAGCTAAATATAGAAAAGTGATTAGTAAATTTTCTGATGAAAATTATCTAATCAATATGGAACAGTTTTTTAAAGATTATAATTTTAGAAAAGAAAATAACTTAGAACTTGGAAAAGAAAGTTATCTTTATTTCTTCAAGAACTTAGACAAGATAGAAAAATATAATTCTATCTTTAAAGATTTTCTTATACAAAAATGTAATCTTATAAATAAATTAAAATATTTCATAGAAAAATATTGA